In Leptolyngbya sp. NIES-2104, the genomic window CACCGCAACGATCGCTAAACTGATTAAGCCTAGAATTTTTTTCATTACTCTTACCGTTGTGAATGAAGCAGGATTTCTATCTATTTCTTTCTTCACGTAACCTTAGAAAGATCGGTGAAAAATGTCGTAAAAATTAACGGGTGAAATGATTCCAACCGTCCCTGATAATGAAATAGGTCTTGAAGCGGCGAAGTTATGCGATCGTATTCTCTAATTGCACCTGCCAAAATTAATCTCTATCTGCAAATCGTCGGCGATCGTCCCGATGGCTTCCACGAGTTGGTTATGGTGCTGCAAAGTATTGAACTGGCGGATCGAGTCACCGTACGATCGCGCTCGGTGGAAGGCGTTCTAGTGCATTGTGATCATCCTGCGGTTCCGGTGGATCAGACGAATTTAGCGTATCGAGCCGCAGAATTGATGATGCGAGAATTTCCAGATGTCTATGCGAAATTTGGCGGAGTTGAAATCGATTTAGAAAAGAGAATTCCAATGGGCGCGGGATTAGCAGGCGGTTCGAGTAATGCCGCTGCGGTTCTCGTTGGAATTGATCTGATGTGGAACTTGGGATTAACGCAGTCTGAACTGCAAGATTTAGGAGCAAAACTTGGATCAGACATTCCATTTTGCGTCTCCGGTGGAACAGCGCTCGCAACCGGAAGAGGCGAAAAGCTTGCACCTTTAACGGGGTTAGACAACTTCTATGTTGTGTTAGCAAAATATCGAGAGTTGTCTGTTTCAACGCCTTGGGCTTATCAAACTTATCGCAAGAATTTTGGAGAAACTTATCCAAAAACACCGCAGGAAATTGACGCGAAAAAAGCTCGATCGAGAGAAATCCTAAATGCGATCGCGCACCGTGATCTTAAACAAATCGGTCAGCATCTACACAACGATTTAGAGCAGGTTGTATTGCCGGAATTCGGCAAAGTTCAACAGTTACGGGAGCAGTTTGCACAATTAAGCTCAGTTGGCACGATGATGTCAGGATCAGGATCGACCGTGTTTGCACTGGCGGAATCGCGATCGCAAGCTGAGGAAATGAAGAACGCAATGCGATCGAACATTCCTGATTCAGATCTCGATCTTTGGGTGACAAAATTGAGTCAGTGCGGCGTACATTTAGCAAATCATTAAAAGGAAAACCGATGACAAATTCACCAGAAAAATCTCAAATGCCAACGCCGTTACGGTGTTTTATTGGCGCGATCGTGGCGGGCGCTTTGGCGTATGCGATGTATAACATGACAAGTGCGATCGG contains:
- the ispE gene encoding 4-(cytidine 5'-diphospho)-2-C-methyl-D-erythritol kinase, which translates into the protein MRSYSLIAPAKINLYLQIVGDRPDGFHELVMVLQSIELADRVTVRSRSVEGVLVHCDHPAVPVDQTNLAYRAAELMMREFPDVYAKFGGVEIDLEKRIPMGAGLAGGSSNAAAVLVGIDLMWNLGLTQSELQDLGAKLGSDIPFCVSGGTALATGRGEKLAPLTGLDNFYVVLAKYRELSVSTPWAYQTYRKNFGETYPKTPQEIDAKKARSREILNAIAHRDLKQIGQHLHNDLEQVVLPEFGKVQQLREQFAQLSSVGTMMSGSGSTVFALAESRSQAEEMKNAMRSNIPDSDLDLWVTKLSQCGVHLANH